From the genome of Halomonas sp. I5-271120, one region includes:
- the csy2 gene encoding type I-F CRISPR-associated protein Csy2, translating to MINHLLVLPRLRIQNANAISSPMTWGFPAMSAFMGTMQALERNLPDDIKLVFNEVGVVCHHIEPQVTQGGFTRAFHLTRNPVDKSGGTAAIVEEGRAHLEISLLVGVESEGDDLSSAERRQVIAQTLFDQVLGMRIAGGSVMPSRPGERRHRPALISFDASEDENAKQWRRIKRRLLPGFALVSRDDRLVEHTAMFQAQNDQATALDAWLDLCRLNHECRVVEETNAKDGEQREAVHWGIRRPYPGWLVPIPVGYSAISELFKAGEVANARDADTLFQFVESLYSIGEWVSPHRIQDPEALLWYVDNDLEAGSYRLNNDYSLATAHVE from the coding sequence ATGATCAATCACCTTCTGGTGCTTCCCCGGCTGCGTATTCAAAACGCCAACGCCATTTCAAGCCCGATGACCTGGGGCTTTCCCGCCATGAGTGCCTTCATGGGTACCATGCAGGCGCTGGAGCGTAATCTGCCCGATGACATCAAGCTGGTCTTCAACGAGGTCGGCGTGGTGTGTCATCACATTGAGCCCCAGGTCACGCAGGGGGGCTTTACCCGCGCCTTTCATCTCACTCGCAACCCGGTGGATAAATCCGGTGGCACAGCAGCCATCGTCGAGGAGGGCCGCGCGCACCTGGAAATCTCGCTGCTGGTGGGAGTCGAGTCCGAAGGCGATGACCTGAGCAGTGCTGAACGCCGCCAGGTAATCGCCCAAACCTTGTTTGATCAGGTGTTGGGCATGCGCATTGCGGGCGGCAGTGTGATGCCGTCTCGACCCGGCGAGCGGCGCCACCGCCCAGCGTTGATCAGCTTCGATGCCAGCGAGGACGAAAACGCCAAGCAGTGGCGCCGAATCAAACGCCGGCTGTTGCCGGGCTTTGCGCTGGTGTCGCGCGATGATCGGCTGGTCGAGCACACCGCGATGTTTCAAGCGCAGAACGATCAAGCGACTGCGCTGGATGCCTGGCTCGATCTCTGCCGGTTAAACCACGAATGCCGGGTTGTAGAAGAGACAAACGCAAAAGACGGCGAGCAAAGGGAAGCGGTGCACTGGGGGATTCGTCGCCCCTATCCCGGCTGGCTAGTGCCGATCCCCGTCGGTTATAGCGCCATCTCCGAGCTTTTTAAGGCCGGTGAAGTGGCCAACGCTCGCGATGCCGACACGCTGTTTCAGTTTGTCGAAAGCCTCTACTCGATTGGCGAATGGGTCAGCCCCCATCGCATCCAAGACCCCGAAGCGCTGCTCTGGTACGTCGACAACGACCTAGAGGCAGGAAGCTATCGGCTGAATAACGACTACAGCCTCGCCACAGCACACGTCGAATGA
- the csy3 gene encoding type I-F CRISPR-associated protein Csy3 gives MAKNDTLKTASVLAFERKLDPSDALFSAGNWDERDQYNQWSSIPVGEKSVRGTISNRLKVKDQDPAKLDAAIENPNLQTVDVAALPHSADTLAVRFTLRVLAGAGKPSACNNAEYQRKLKQTVDGYVSEHGFGELAHRYACNLANGRFLWRNRVGAEQVEVMVSQMKGGQTEKTWTFNALDYSLRDFEGSQATRELGGLINDALAGKSYLLLDVVAFARVGAGQEVFPSQELILDRSRGDKSKTLYKIGDNDNAAIHSQKLGNAIRTIDTWYPAPSDDSDLGPIAIEPYGSVTTQGSAYRQPKQKVDFYSLLDNWLLKDQAPAAEQQHFVMATLIRGGVFGDAG, from the coding sequence ATGGCCAAGAACGATACTCTCAAGACCGCTTCCGTCCTCGCTTTCGAGCGCAAGCTCGACCCCTCCGATGCACTGTTCAGCGCCGGCAACTGGGATGAGCGGGACCAATATAATCAGTGGAGCAGCATCCCCGTTGGCGAAAAATCGGTACGCGGCACCATTTCCAATCGCTTGAAGGTCAAGGACCAGGACCCGGCCAAGCTGGATGCAGCCATCGAGAACCCCAACCTGCAGACCGTCGACGTCGCCGCGCTGCCTCATAGTGCCGACACCCTGGCCGTCCGCTTTACCCTGCGGGTACTGGCGGGCGCCGGTAAGCCCTCGGCCTGCAATAACGCCGAGTACCAGCGCAAGTTGAAGCAGACCGTTGACGGCTACGTCAGCGAGCATGGCTTTGGAGAGCTCGCACACCGCTATGCCTGCAATCTCGCCAACGGTCGTTTCCTGTGGCGTAACCGTGTGGGTGCCGAGCAAGTGGAAGTCATGGTCAGCCAGATGAAGGGTGGCCAGACAGAGAAGACGTGGACCTTCAACGCACTCGACTACTCGCTGCGCGATTTCGAGGGTAGCCAAGCCACGCGCGAACTTGGTGGGCTGATCAATGATGCGCTTGCCGGTAAGAGCTACCTGCTGCTGGATGTGGTGGCGTTCGCCCGAGTGGGTGCCGGTCAGGAAGTCTTCCCCTCGCAGGAGCTGATTCTGGATCGTTCGCGCGGCGACAAGAGCAAGACGCTTTACAAGATCGGTGATAACGATAACGCCGCCATCCACTCCCAGAAGCTGGGCAATGCCATTCGCACCATTGATACCTGGTACCCGGCACCCAGCGATGACAGCGACCTCGGCCCGATCGCTATCGAGCCCTACGGCTCCGTGACCACCCAGGGCAGCGCCTACCGCCAGCCCAAGCAAAAGGTGGATTTCTATTCACTGCTGGATAACTGGTTGCTCAAGGATCAGGCGCCTGCCGCCGAACAGCAGCACTTCGTCATGGCCACGCTGATTCGTGGCGGTGTCTTCGGCGATGCGGGGTAA
- the cas6f gene encoding type I-F CRISPR-associated endoribonuclease Cas6/Csy4 — MDHYLDIRLRPDPDFPEAMLMGALYSKLHRALYDLDANDIGISLPDHKNGVRARTPGNRLRLHSGKERLEQLMAVSWLTGMRDHVQLEVVQSVPEKVSYRVVRRKQFNTGSPSRAKRYAKRHDIGIDEAQRLMEKPAERQIALPFVQVSSRSSGQRFALFIEHGKAQPQPSSGRFNHYGLSTEATVPWF, encoded by the coding sequence ATGGATCACTATCTCGACATTCGCCTGCGACCCGACCCGGATTTTCCGGAAGCGATGTTGATGGGTGCGCTTTACAGCAAGCTGCACCGGGCCCTTTATGACCTGGATGCGAATGACATCGGCATTAGCCTGCCGGACCACAAAAACGGCGTGCGTGCTCGCACGCCGGGCAACCGACTGCGGCTGCATAGCGGCAAGGAACGGCTGGAACAACTGATGGCTGTGTCCTGGCTGACGGGTATGCGGGACCATGTGCAACTCGAAGTCGTCCAGTCGGTGCCAGAAAAGGTGAGTTACCGGGTTGTTCGGCGCAAGCAGTTCAATACCGGAAGCCCCAGCCGGGCAAAGCGGTATGCCAAGCGTCACGACATCGGCATCGACGAAGCCCAGCGTTTGATGGAAAAGCCTGCTGAACGTCAAATCGCCTTGCCATTCGTGCAAGTCAGTAGCCGTTCAAGCGGGCAGCGGTTCGCCTTGTTTATTGAGCATGGCAAAGCGCAGCCACAACCCAGCTCCGGGCGCTTTAACCATTATGGCTTGAGCACGGAAGCAACCGTGCCCTGGTTCTGA
- a CDS encoding glycerophosphodiester phosphodiesterase: MKHLPRLPLAATLALGITPLAAQADALEQQLTDLQGFQIIAHRGASGYAPEHTWPAYDKARDMGADYLELDLHMSADNRLMVIHDDTLDRTTNGEGNVKDHTLEALKALDAGSWFNQAHPERADDAYAGAQLLTLDEVIDRYGDDVRYYIETKSPERYPDLQRALVETLEAEGLVDAGSVIIQSFSQDSLQQIHALNPDIPLVQLVWYSTTEDSDGLVEWTGVTPAPAEITDADFQAIADYAVGIGPNVTYEDRDVMDASFVDQAHANGLLVHPYTINEPEDMQRLIDWGVDGMFTNFPDRLNAIVD; encoded by the coding sequence ATGAAACACCTTCCTCGTCTACCGCTCGCCGCCACCCTCGCGCTTGGCATCACCCCGCTCGCCGCCCAGGCCGACGCGCTCGAACAACAGCTCACCGACCTTCAGGGCTTCCAGATCATCGCCCACCGCGGGGCCAGCGGTTACGCCCCGGAGCACACCTGGCCCGCCTACGACAAAGCCCGCGACATGGGCGCTGACTACCTCGAGCTGGACCTTCACATGAGCGCCGACAACCGGCTGATGGTGATTCATGACGACACCCTGGATCGCACCACCAACGGCGAAGGCAACGTAAAGGATCACACCCTTGAAGCGCTCAAGGCCCTGGATGCCGGCTCCTGGTTCAACCAGGCTCACCCCGAGCGCGCCGATGACGCCTACGCCGGCGCCCAGCTGCTGACCCTGGACGAAGTGATCGACCGCTACGGCGACGACGTGCGCTACTACATCGAGACCAAGTCGCCCGAACGCTACCCCGACCTGCAGCGCGCCCTGGTCGAGACGCTTGAAGCAGAAGGCCTCGTGGATGCCGGCTCCGTGATCATCCAATCGTTCAGCCAGGACAGCCTGCAGCAGATCCATGCGCTCAACCCTGACATCCCGCTGGTGCAGCTGGTGTGGTACTCCACCACTGAAGACAGCGACGGCCTCGTCGAATGGACCGGCGTGACCCCGGCCCCCGCTGAGATCACCGACGCCGACTTTCAGGCCATCGCCGACTACGCCGTAGGCATCGGCCCCAACGTCACCTACGAAGACCGGGACGTTATGGATGCCAGCTTCGTCGACCAAGCCCACGCCAACGGCCTGCTGGTGCATCCCTATACCATCAACGAACCGGAAGACATGCAGCGGCTGATCGACTGGGGCGTCGACGGCATGTTCACCAACTTCCCCGACCGCCTGAACGCCATCGTGGACTGA
- a CDS encoding dicarboxylate/amino acid:cation symporter — protein MSHQATASGNNAWQRIPLWQKILTGLVLGVLAGALMGKDASIFKPLGDIFINAIKMLIVPLVFSTLVVGITAMRDPQKMGRIGARTIALYLLTTAFAIAIGLLASWIFQPGVGLEMSFESGVEAKEAPSLIDILVGLVPQNPIDALASGNILQIIVFAIGLGISLTLTGEKGEPTVRVFESFAEAMVKLTNIVMAFAPFGVFGLIAHVAGSYGLDVLLPLAKVIGVAYLASVLHVLLVYSGLLALLGRLNPLRYLQGILDALVVAFSSASSSGTLPVSLRCAQKNLGVSEGVAGFVLPVGATINMDGTAIYQGVVAVFIAQLLGVDLSMADYGMIIVTGTLASIGTAGVPGAGLVMLSIVMAQIGLPLEAIAVIAGIDRILDMARTSVNVAGDLMVTTLVGKSEGELDETVYNTRHKS, from the coding sequence GTGTCGCATCAAGCCACTGCCTCCGGCAACAATGCCTGGCAGCGCATCCCGCTTTGGCAGAAAATCCTCACCGGCCTGGTACTTGGCGTTCTCGCCGGCGCCCTGATGGGCAAGGACGCCAGCATCTTCAAACCCCTTGGCGATATCTTCATCAATGCCATCAAGATGCTGATCGTGCCCTTGGTGTTCTCCACCCTGGTAGTCGGCATCACCGCCATGCGCGATCCCCAGAAAATGGGGCGCATCGGGGCACGCACCATCGCCCTGTACCTACTGACCACGGCCTTCGCCATCGCTATCGGCCTGCTCGCCTCCTGGATATTCCAGCCCGGCGTCGGGCTTGAGATGAGCTTCGAATCCGGCGTCGAGGCCAAGGAGGCGCCGAGCCTAATCGACATTCTGGTCGGGCTCGTGCCCCAGAACCCCATCGACGCCCTGGCCAGCGGCAATATCCTGCAGATCATCGTCTTCGCCATCGGCCTTGGCATCTCCCTGACCCTGACCGGCGAGAAAGGCGAGCCCACCGTGCGCGTCTTCGAGAGCTTCGCCGAGGCCATGGTCAAGCTGACCAACATCGTCATGGCCTTTGCGCCCTTCGGCGTGTTCGGCCTGATCGCCCACGTGGCCGGCAGCTATGGCCTCGACGTGCTGCTGCCCCTGGCCAAGGTCATCGGCGTCGCCTACCTGGCAAGCGTGCTGCACGTGCTGCTGGTCTACTCCGGCCTGCTGGCCCTGCTCGGCCGCCTGAACCCGCTGCGCTATCTGCAGGGCATTCTCGACGCCCTGGTGGTCGCGTTCTCTTCTGCGTCATCTTCCGGCACCCTGCCGGTCTCGCTGCGCTGCGCCCAAAAGAACCTGGGGGTTTCCGAAGGCGTGGCGGGCTTCGTGCTGCCGGTTGGCGCCACCATCAACATGGACGGCACCGCCATTTATCAAGGCGTGGTGGCGGTATTCATCGCCCAGCTGCTGGGCGTCGACCTGAGCATGGCCGATTACGGCATGATCATCGTCACCGGCACCCTGGCCTCCATCGGCACCGCTGGCGTGCCCGGCGCAGGGCTCGTCATGCTGTCCATCGTCATGGCCCAGATCGGCCTACCGCTGGAAGCCATCGCCGTGATTGCCGGCATCGACCGCATCCTCGACATGGCACGTACCAGCGTGAACGTGGCCGGCGACCTGATGGTCACCACCCTAGTCGGCAAGAGCGAAGGCGAACTCGACGAAACCGTCTACAACACCCGCCACAAAAGCTGA
- a CDS encoding dienelactone hydrolase family protein produces MKALYSLLLSVAAAPALAGQAVDYEINGQPYQGYHAAAQGEPKGGVLIIHDWDGLTDYEIRRADMLAAQGYDAFAADLYGAGNRPVDTDAKKAETAKLYEDREAMRERTLAALAQAQRLGATDTVVMGYCFGGAVVLELARSGLAEHIKGYATFHGGLATPEGQAYPADMPPLLVAHGGADESIGMDQVAALSQELEAANATYEIQIYSGAPHAFTVLGSDRYDARADQHSWAAFKDLLEEVL; encoded by the coding sequence ATGAAAGCCCTTTATTCGCTGCTGCTGAGTGTCGCTGCCGCTCCGGCGCTGGCCGGTCAGGCCGTCGACTACGAGATCAACGGCCAGCCCTATCAGGGCTACCACGCCGCCGCCCAGGGCGAGCCCAAGGGCGGCGTGCTGATCATTCACGACTGGGATGGGCTGACCGACTACGAGATCCGCCGCGCCGACATGCTGGCCGCGCAGGGCTATGACGCCTTCGCCGCCGACCTCTACGGCGCCGGCAACCGCCCGGTGGATACCGACGCCAAGAAGGCCGAGACCGCCAAGCTCTACGAAGACCGCGAGGCCATGCGCGAGCGCACCCTGGCGGCACTCGCCCAGGCGCAGCGACTGGGCGCCACCGACACCGTGGTGATGGGCTACTGCTTCGGCGGCGCCGTGGTCCTCGAGCTGGCTCGCTCCGGCCTCGCCGAGCACATCAAGGGCTACGCCACCTTCCATGGCGGCCTCGCCACTCCCGAAGGCCAAGCCTACCCCGCCGACATGCCGCCACTGCTGGTGGCTCATGGCGGCGCCGACGAGTCGATCGGCATGGACCAGGTCGCCGCCCTATCCCAGGAGCTTGAAGCCGCCAACGCCACCTACGAGATACAGATCTACTCCGGCGCCCCGCATGCCTTCACCGTGCTGGGCAGCGACCGCTACGACGCTCGCGCCGACCAGCACTCCTGGGCCGCCTTCAAGGACCTGCTCGAGGAAGTGCTATAA
- the typA gene encoding translational GTPase TypA, with translation MIENLRNIAIIAHVDHGKTTLVDKLLSQSGTLDRKAEGQERIMDSNDQEKERGITILAKNTAIRWHDTTADTDYHINIVDTPGHADFGGEVERVMSMVDSVLLMVDAVDGPMPQTRFVTQKAFDQGLKPIVVVNKIDRPGARPDWVIDQIFDLFDNLGASDEQLDFPIIYCSALNGVAGEEPETLADDMTPMFRAIVDIVEPPKVELDGPLQMQISALDYNSYVGVIGLGRIKRGAISPGQQVSVITKEGSTRKGKIGQVMTHMGLERVQTEKATAGDIVCITGIDALAISDTICDPANVEALPALSVDEPTVSMTFQVNDSPMAGRDGKYVTSRNIKDRLEQELIHNVALRVEQGETPEKFKVSGRGELHLSVLIESMRREGFELAVGRPEVIIREIDGVKKEPYEEVIIDCEEEHQGSIMEELGYRKGEMTNMNPDGKGRVRLDFIIPARGLIGFRGQFLTLTSGTGILTSRFDHYGELKPDASIERRNGVLVSMVPGKALAYALFALQDRGKLIVEHGTEVYEGMLIGINNRADDMVVNPTKAKKLDNMRASGNDENLVLTPPIRFTLEQAIEFLDSDELVEITPNHIRLRKKHLKENERKRAKKG, from the coding sequence GTGATCGAGAATCTTCGCAACATCGCCATCATCGCCCACGTTGACCACGGCAAGACGACCCTGGTCGACAAGCTCCTCAGTCAGTCCGGCACCCTCGACCGCAAGGCCGAAGGCCAAGAGCGGATCATGGACTCCAATGACCAGGAGAAAGAACGCGGCATCACCATCCTGGCCAAGAACACCGCGATCCGTTGGCACGACACCACCGCCGACACCGACTACCACATCAACATCGTCGACACGCCGGGACACGCCGACTTCGGTGGTGAGGTCGAGCGCGTGATGTCGATGGTCGATTCCGTGCTGCTGATGGTCGATGCGGTCGATGGCCCGATGCCCCAGACCCGCTTCGTGACCCAGAAAGCCTTCGACCAGGGCCTCAAGCCGATCGTCGTGGTCAACAAGATCGACCGCCCCGGCGCACGTCCGGACTGGGTCATCGACCAGATTTTCGATCTGTTCGACAACCTCGGCGCCAGCGACGAGCAGCTCGACTTCCCGATCATCTACTGCTCGGCCCTGAACGGCGTCGCCGGTGAAGAGCCGGAAACCCTCGCCGACGACATGACGCCGATGTTCCGCGCCATCGTCGATATCGTCGAGCCGCCCAAGGTCGAACTCGACGGCCCGCTGCAGATGCAGATTTCCGCGCTGGACTACAACAGCTACGTCGGCGTCATCGGCCTTGGCCGCATCAAGCGCGGCGCCATCAGCCCCGGCCAGCAGGTCAGCGTCATCACCAAGGAAGGCAGCACCCGCAAGGGCAAGATCGGCCAGGTAATGACCCACATGGGCCTCGAGCGCGTGCAGACCGAAAAGGCCACCGCCGGCGACATCGTCTGCATCACTGGCATCGACGCCCTGGCGATCTCCGACACCATCTGTGATCCGGCCAACGTCGAAGCACTGCCGGCGCTGTCCGTCGACGAGCCGACCGTGTCCATGACCTTCCAGGTCAACGACTCGCCGATGGCCGGCCGCGACGGCAAGTACGTCACCAGCCGTAACATCAAGGATCGCCTCGAGCAGGAACTGATCCACAATGTCGCGCTGCGCGTCGAGCAGGGCGAAACCCCCGAGAAGTTCAAGGTCTCCGGCCGTGGCGAGCTGCACCTCTCGGTGCTGATCGAAAGCATGCGTCGTGAAGGCTTCGAGCTGGCCGTGGGCCGCCCCGAAGTGATCATCCGCGAGATCGACGGCGTCAAGAAGGAGCCCTACGAAGAAGTCATCATCGACTGTGAAGAGGAGCATCAGGGCTCCATCATGGAAGAGCTCGGCTACCGTAAGGGCGAGATGACCAACATGAACCCGGACGGCAAGGGTCGTGTGCGCCTGGACTTCATCATCCCGGCACGTGGCCTGATCGGCTTCCGCGGTCAGTTCCTGACCCTGACCTCCGGTACCGGCATCCTCACCAGCCGCTTCGATCACTACGGCGAGCTCAAGCCCGATGCCTCCATCGAGCGTCGCAACGGCGTGCTGGTCTCCATGGTCCCCGGCAAGGCCCTGGCCTACGCCCTCTTCGCCCTGCAGGATCGCGGCAAGCTGATCGTCGAGCACGGCACCGAGGTCTACGAAGGCATGCTGATCGGCATCAACAACCGCGCCGACGACATGGTGGTCAACCCGACCAAGGCCAAGAAGCTCGACAACATGCGCGCCTCGGGCAACGACGAGAACCTCGTGCTGACGCCGCCGATTCGCTTCACCCTCGAGCAGGCCATCGAGTTCCTCGACAGCGACGAGCTGGTCGAAATCACCCCGAACCACATTCGCCTGCGCAAGAAGCACCTCAAGGAAAACGAGCGCAAGCGCGCCAAGAAGGGCTAA